CCGGGAGATGAGTTCTTCATCCTGAGCTGAACGATCTTGGCACCGCCCTGCAGAAATTTCAAGATCAGAGGTCGGAAACCCTGAAACGGATTCCACGCCTCGTCGGCTATCGCGTACAGGCCAGAGATCTGCGCTTTTTTTCTGGATGGCGAAGTCTTCATTCCAGGCCAAACTCCTTCATCTTCTTTCGAAGCGTATTTCTATTGATACCCAAAACCTGCGCGGCCTTCATCTGGTTGCCACCAGACCATTTGAGACATTCCTCTATGAGCGGTCTTTCGACCTGTCGGATCACCGTCCTGTAAAGCCCGGTAGCGCTTACTTTTCCCAGCCTCTCAAAGAAGTGGGATATTTTTTCCTCCATGATCCTATCTATAGCCATCCGCTTGAAATCGAATTCAGCGAAAATTTCACCGTCCTTCCAGCGTCTCGGAGGGAAATGAACCGCCTCTATGGACTCGGAGGGGGAGACGAGCGCGGCATAAAATATCGCTCGACGCATTTCCGCATCATCCTCCCAGCTGATCTTTCTTATCCACTCGCGGCCGCTTTTGGAAATCGCCTTCGGGGGAAGAGAAAGCATCTCGCAGCAGCTGGAAAGAATTTCCTCGGCCCTTCGAAGGACCTCTGCGCCTTTTCCCCATGGGAGCATCTTCCCCTCCTCACAAACCTGATATCTCGGCATATATGCGATTGCAAGCGCCAAGAAAACAGGGCAATCTCCCCCTCCAAGATGTGGAAACTTCGCAAAAAATTGCAGGGGATTCTCGCGGGAGAAGAGGGCGCGATCGTCAAAGATCCGGGCGGAAAGGTATCGGTAGCCCTCGTCTATCCGAACAGGTACTCGGTAGGAATGGGAAATCTCGCGGTACACAGCCTATACAGGATAATCAACGAGCGCAGCGACATGCTCTGCGAGAGATTTTTCCTTCCAGACCCTTCGGATATGAAGGAGCATCTGCGAAGCAAAACCGGGCTCCTTTCGCTCGAAAGCCAGCGACCTCTCTCGGAGTTCGACTGCATCGCATTTTCGGTATCATTCGAAAACGACCTGATGAACATAATCCCTATTCTCTCGTTGGGCAGACTCGAACATCGAAGAGAGGCGCGAGCTTCAAACGCTCCGGTCCTTGTCGCGGGAGGTGCCGCAGCGACTATAAATCAGTCCCCCTTCTCCCCCATCTTCGACTCGACAATTCCCGGAGAATTCGAGGCATTTGCCGATGAGCTCCCTGAAATAATTCTCAAAAAAGATTTTTCGCCGCGCAGAAGGCATCTCGAAAATCTCGACTCCTTCGATTGCGAAAGCGTCATAGAAGCGCCGAAGGCTCAGTTCGGAGAGATGCACCTGATGGAACTCCAGCGAGGATGCCCCCGCGGATGCAAGTTTTGCGCAACACCCAGCATATACAGCCCGTTCAGGGAGAGGAGCGTCGAAAAGATAATATCGATGATCGAACGCGCAAAGACCCGAAAAAAGCGTTTCGGACTCATCGGCTCCGATGTGCTCAGCCACAGGAATTTTTCCGATATCGCTGCAAAAATTCATGAGATCGGAGGAAAATTTTCCCCATCATCGATACGCGCCGACGCGATCACCCCGGAGATCGCAGCGATACTCGCCAGATCCTCGCACAAGAGCTCCGCTATCGGCGTCGAAGCCGCGAGGGAAAGCCTGCGCAACACGCTTGGGAAGGGACTTTCCGATGCCATGATATTCTCCGCGGCCGAAAATCTGGCAAGCGCGGGAATAATGGGGATACGCCTGTACTTCATGATAGGGCTGCCCGGCGAAGATGACGGGGATATTCTAGCCATACCGGAATTTGCCAAAAGGATCCGCGATACGATGGCAAAGTTCCGCCCGAAGGCCCCTTCAGCGGGATCGGTTGAAGTTACAATATCCCCCTTCATACCAAAGCCTGGAACGAAGATGGCCTCTTCAAAATTCGAAGGAATCGCCGAAATAAAAAGACGCTTCAAGCTTCTCCGATCGGCGGCCGGAAGAATGCCGTGGTTAAAGCTCGGCTTTGACTCGCCGGAAAGCGCTGCGTGCGAGGCATTTCTTGCCACCGCAGGAAAGGAAGCGATCGAATTTCTGGAAACCGCATTTGAAACAGGAACTCCTAAGGCAGCTATAAAAAAGCATGCCCCGTGGCTCCTGTAAAATCCAATGCAGGGTTGACGGTCGCATCGATGCAGTGATAGAGCTCC
The Myxococcales bacterium DNA segment above includes these coding regions:
- a CDS encoding radical SAM protein, which gives rise to MWKLRKKLQGILAGEEGAIVKDPGGKVSVALVYPNRYSVGMGNLAVHSLYRIINERSDMLCERFFLPDPSDMKEHLRSKTGLLSLESQRPLSEFDCIAFSVSFENDLMNIIPILSLGRLEHRREARASNAPVLVAGGAAATINQSPFSPIFDSTIPGEFEAFADELPEIILKKDFSPRRRHLENLDSFDCESVIEAPKAQFGEMHLMELQRGCPRGCKFCATPSIYSPFRERSVEKIISMIERAKTRKKRFGLIGSDVLSHRNFSDIAAKIHEIGGKFSPSSIRADAITPEIAAILARSSHKSSAIGVEAARESLRNTLGKGLSDAMIFSAAENLASAGIMGIRLYFMIGLPGEDDGDILAIPEFAKRIRDTMAKFRPKAPSAGSVEVTISPFIPKPGTKMASSKFEGIAEIKRRFKLLRSAAGRMPWLKLGFDSPESAACEAFLATAGKEAIEFLETAFETGTPKAAIKKHAPWLL